Proteins encoded within one genomic window of Amycolatopsis nigrescens CSC17Ta-90:
- the ftsX gene encoding permease-like cell division protein FtsX, protein MRASFVFSEVITGLRRNVTMTIAMILTTAISLAMLGGGLLIVRTIDKMQASYLDDVEVAVFLTEDISANDPNCAQATCAQIRKTLESNSAVQSVVYENRTDAYNRFRQMFEGQPELVELARPESLPASLHVKLVDPTRSDIIVQEFSGQPGVDKVDDQNKFLDRFFAGLNGVRDLTFILAVVVALAALLLISNTIQVSAFTRRTEVGIMRLVGATRWYTQLPFLLEAVVAGVIGAVLSIGLLIGAKFTFFDEVLGATSGIIPNVQLLDVFVPVAPILLAVSVLISAVTGYVTLRLYVRH, encoded by the coding sequence ATGCGCGCCAGTTTCGTGTTCAGCGAGGTCATCACCGGTCTCCGCCGGAACGTCACGATGACCATCGCGATGATCCTCACCACCGCGATCTCGCTCGCCATGCTGGGCGGCGGTCTCCTCATCGTGCGAACCATCGACAAGATGCAGGCCAGCTACCTCGACGATGTGGAGGTGGCCGTCTTCCTGACCGAGGACATCAGCGCGAACGACCCGAACTGCGCGCAGGCCACCTGCGCCCAGATCCGGAAGACGCTGGAGTCCAACTCGGCCGTGCAGTCGGTCGTGTACGAGAACCGGACCGACGCCTACAACCGGTTCCGCCAGATGTTCGAGGGCCAGCCGGAGCTGGTCGAGCTGGCCAGGCCGGAGTCGCTGCCGGCGTCGCTGCACGTCAAGCTGGTCGACCCGACCCGCAGTGACATCATCGTGCAGGAGTTCAGCGGGCAGCCCGGGGTGGACAAGGTCGACGACCAGAACAAGTTCCTGGACCGCTTCTTCGCCGGGCTCAACGGCGTGCGGGACCTCACGTTCATCCTCGCGGTGGTGGTGGCGCTAGCCGCGTTGCTGCTGATCTCCAACACCATCCAGGTGTCCGCGTTCACCAGGCGGACGGAGGTCGGCATCATGCGCCTGGTCGGCGCGACCCGCTGGTATACCCAGCTGCCGTTCCTGCTGGAGGCGGTGGTCGCCGGCGTGATCGGTGCGGTGCTGTCGATCGGGCTGCTGATCGGGGCGAAGTTCACCTTCTTCGACGAGGTGCTCGGCGCGACCAGCGGCATCATCCCGAACGTGCAGCTGCTCGACGTGTTCGTGCCGGTGGCGCCGATCCTGCTCGCGGTCTCGGTGCTGATCTCCGCCGTCACCGGTTACGTCACGCTCCGGTTGTACGTCCGCCACTGA
- the ftsE gene encoding cell division ATP-binding protein FtsE, with amino-acid sequence MIRLEEVSKVYKTSTRPALERVSVEVDKGEFVFLIGPSGSGKSTFLRLLLREEVPSKGRVFVSNFDVAKMARRRVPRLRQTIGCVFQDFRLLGNKTVAENVAFALEVIGKPKLTIRKVVPEVLELVGLDGKADRLPTELSGGEQQRVAIARAFVNRPLVLLADEPTGNLDPDTSQDIMLLLERINRTGTTVLMATHDHSIVDSMRRRVVELQLGKVVRDDARGVYGVGR; translated from the coding sequence GTGATCCGGCTCGAAGAGGTTTCCAAGGTCTACAAGACCTCGACCCGCCCCGCTCTGGAAAGGGTTTCGGTCGAGGTGGACAAGGGTGAGTTCGTCTTCCTCATCGGCCCGTCGGGCTCGGGGAAGTCGACGTTCCTCCGGCTCCTGCTGCGCGAGGAGGTACCGAGCAAGGGCCGCGTCTTCGTGTCCAACTTCGACGTCGCCAAGATGGCCCGCCGCCGCGTCCCCCGGCTGCGGCAGACGATCGGCTGCGTCTTCCAGGACTTCCGGCTGCTCGGCAACAAGACCGTCGCGGAGAACGTGGCGTTCGCGCTCGAGGTGATCGGCAAGCCGAAGCTGACCATCCGCAAGGTGGTCCCCGAAGTGCTCGAACTGGTCGGCCTCGACGGCAAGGCGGACCGGCTGCCCACCGAGCTCTCCGGTGGTGAGCAGCAGCGCGTCGCGATCGCCAGGGCCTTCGTGAACCGGCCGCTGGTGCTGCTGGCCGACGAGCCGACCGGGAACCTGGACCCCGACACCAGCCAGGACATCATGCTGCTGCTGGAGCGGATCAACCGCACCGGCACCACCGTGCTGATGGCAACGCACGACCACTCGATCGTCGACTCGATGCGTCGCCGGGTGGTCGAGCTGCAGCTCGGCAAGGTGGTCCGCGACGACGCCCGGGGGGTTTACGGCGTGGGCCGTTAG
- the prfB gene encoding peptide chain release factor 2: MSAEFETDLKDLAGKLTQVETVMDLDALRAQVAELEEQASSPNLWDDPDAAQKVTSQLSHRQSELRRVVELRQRVDDLSVLFELAVAEGDASSRAEAEAELTNLTKDIDGLEVRTLLSGEYDARNAVLTIRSEAGGVDAADWAEMLMRMYLRWAERHSYPTDVYDISYAEEAGIKSATFKVTASYAYGTLSVEQGTHRLVRISPFDNQSRRQTSFAHVEVLPEVEEVDHVEIPEKDIRVDVYRSSGPGGQSVNTTDSAVRLTHLPTGVVVSCQNEKSQLQNKAAAMKVLQAKLLQRKKEEERAEMDALKDGGSSWGNQMRSYVLHPYQMVKDLRTEFEVGNPSSVLDGEIDGFLEAGIRWRKQSAGA; this comes from the coding sequence GTGAGCGCTGAGTTTGAAACTGACCTGAAAGACCTCGCCGGCAAGCTGACGCAGGTCGAAACGGTGATGGATCTGGACGCGCTGCGGGCCCAGGTCGCCGAGCTGGAGGAACAGGCATCCAGCCCGAACCTCTGGGACGACCCCGACGCGGCCCAGAAGGTGACCAGCCAGCTCTCCCACCGGCAGAGCGAGCTGCGCCGTGTCGTCGAGCTGCGCCAGCGCGTCGACGACCTGTCGGTGCTGTTCGAGCTGGCCGTGGCCGAGGGCGACGCGTCCAGCCGCGCCGAAGCCGAAGCCGAGCTCACGAACCTGACCAAGGACATCGACGGGCTCGAAGTGCGCACGCTGCTGTCCGGTGAGTACGACGCGCGCAACGCCGTGCTGACCATCCGGTCGGAGGCCGGCGGGGTGGACGCCGCCGACTGGGCCGAGATGCTGATGCGGATGTACCTGCGCTGGGCCGAGCGGCACTCGTACCCCACCGACGTCTACGACATCTCCTACGCCGAAGAAGCCGGGATCAAGTCGGCCACCTTCAAGGTCACCGCTTCCTACGCCTACGGCACGCTGTCCGTCGAACAGGGCACCCACCGGCTGGTGCGGATCTCGCCGTTCGACAACCAGAGCCGGCGCCAGACCTCCTTCGCGCACGTCGAGGTGCTGCCCGAGGTCGAGGAGGTGGACCACGTCGAAATCCCGGAGAAGGACATCCGGGTGGACGTCTACCGCTCGTCCGGCCCCGGCGGGCAGAGCGTGAACACCACCGACTCCGCGGTCCGGCTGACCCACCTGCCGACCGGCGTGGTGGTCTCCTGCCAGAACGAGAAGTCGCAGCTGCAGAACAAGGCCGCCGCGATGAAGGTGCTCCAGGCCAAGCTCCTCCAGCGCAAGAAGGAGGAGGAGCGCGCCGAGATGGACGCGCTCAAGGACGGCGGCTCCAGCTGGGGAAACCAGATGCGGTCCTACGTGCTGCACCCGTACCAGATGGTCAAGGACCTCCGCACCGAGTTCGAGGTCGGCAACCCGAGCTCCGTGCTGGACGGCGAGATCGACGGCTTCCTGGAGGCCGGTATCCGCTGGCGCAAGCAGTCCGCGGGGGCGTGA
- a CDS encoding PadR family transcriptional regulator yields MSELNATAAALLGLLHDGPATGGQLVAGADERFGAFFSVTRSQVYRELPALSKEGLVRLGKQGPRSSQQYVITAAGKKAFKGWLTADSGPDHLRSPLILRLVHAASLTAKQRATLIDTARATYSQELDEAKAATKAAEDAYAKAVAEFGQAHAKAALKLLDSVAQS; encoded by the coding sequence GTGTCCGAATTGAATGCAACAGCCGCCGCTCTGCTTGGTCTGCTCCACGACGGTCCCGCCACTGGCGGGCAGCTGGTCGCCGGAGCCGATGAGCGATTCGGCGCCTTCTTCAGCGTGACCCGCAGCCAGGTCTACCGGGAGCTGCCCGCGCTGTCCAAAGAAGGCCTCGTCCGACTCGGCAAGCAGGGCCCGCGCTCCAGTCAGCAGTACGTCATCACCGCGGCCGGCAAGAAGGCCTTCAAGGGCTGGCTCACCGCCGACTCCGGTCCAGACCACCTGCGCAGTCCGCTGATCCTGCGCCTCGTGCACGCCGCTTCGCTCACCGCGAAGCAACGCGCGACGCTGATCGACACCGCGCGGGCCACCTACAGCCAGGAGTTGGACGAGGCGAAGGCCGCGACCAAGGCAGCAGAGGACGCCTACGCGAAGGCGGTGGCCGAGTTCGGCCAGGCGCACGCCAAGGCGGCACTGAAACTGCTGGACTCGGTCGCTCAGTCCTGA
- a CDS encoding tetratricopeptide repeat protein, translating to MTSTEPAWEQRIADLWAAIEQYDDAEFVAKVEELTAELAADHPVALFELASALDSTGRGADAAPRYRQALASGLTGIRRRRATIQLASTLRNLGHPEQSVELLVAERTTGSDELDDAVDAFLALALADTGRPGDALALALGALSKHLPRYNASLARYAEAVKD from the coding sequence ATGACAAGCACCGAGCCTGCCTGGGAGCAGCGGATCGCCGACCTGTGGGCGGCCATCGAGCAGTACGACGACGCCGAGTTCGTCGCGAAGGTGGAGGAACTGACCGCCGAGTTGGCCGCCGACCATCCGGTCGCGCTTTTCGAGCTGGCTTCCGCGCTGGACTCCACCGGCCGTGGTGCGGACGCGGCACCCCGGTACCGGCAGGCGCTGGCGAGCGGGCTGACCGGCATCCGCCGTCGCCGCGCGACCATCCAGCTGGCCAGCACTCTGCGCAACCTCGGCCATCCGGAGCAGAGCGTTGAGCTACTTGTCGCCGAGCGCACCACCGGTTCGGACGAGCTCGACGACGCGGTGGACGCCTTTCTCGCGCTGGCGCTCGCCGACACCGGCCGTCCGGGGGACGCGCTGGCCCTCGCCCTCGGCGCGCTGTCGAAGCATCTGCCTCGGTACAACGCGTCGCTGGCGAGGTACGCCGAGGCCGTCAAGGACTGA
- a CDS encoding histidine kinase, whose translation MPAGDAGGALVSGQAGGTGHGAAFWALGPAFAAAVGLYFRYQQNARDRAVAAARRAQRLDLARDLHDYVAHDLSEMIAQAQAAQLAGEPDPAVLVALRRIETAGLKAMSSMDRTVHMLHEDSPDTEDEPKTRPGSKISASSPAGSPRPARPRSGWWWSPASPSASRASWRRPCTGSWWRR comes from the coding sequence GTGCCTGCTGGCGATGCTGGTGGCGCGCTGGTCTCCGGCCAGGCCGGCGGTACTGGCCACGGCGCCGCGTTCTGGGCGCTCGGCCCGGCCTTCGCGGCGGCCGTCGGGCTGTACTTCCGGTATCAGCAGAACGCGCGCGACCGCGCGGTGGCCGCGGCCCGCCGTGCCCAGCGCCTCGACCTCGCCCGTGACCTGCACGACTACGTGGCGCACGACCTCAGCGAGATGATCGCGCAGGCGCAGGCCGCGCAACTCGCCGGCGAACCCGACCCAGCCGTGCTGGTCGCGCTGCGCCGGATCGAAACCGCCGGGTTGAAGGCGATGTCCTCGATGGACCGGACGGTGCACATGCTGCACGAGGACTCACCTGATACCGAGGACGAGCCGAAGACGCGGCCGGGATCGAAGATCTCGGCGAGCTCACCGGCCGGTTCGCCGCGACCAGCTCGGCCGAGGTCCGGCTGGTGGTGGAGCCCGGCCTCGCCGAGCGCATCCCGCGCGAGCTGGCGCCGACCGTGCACCGGATCGTGGTGGAGGCGCTGA
- a CDS encoding ATP-binding protein has translation MVEPGLAERIPRELAPTVHRIVVEALTNIRRHASAAARVEVLVRSGGNEVEVSIINDLSDLAAVEPARLGGLGLPGLTERVEALAGTLRAGPHGDGWRVLATLPLPEPM, from the coding sequence GTGGTGGAGCCCGGCCTCGCCGAGCGCATCCCGCGCGAGCTGGCGCCGACCGTGCACCGGATCGTGGTGGAGGCGCTGACGAACATCCGGCGGCACGCGTCCGCCGCCGCACGGGTGGAGGTGCTCGTGCGCAGCGGCGGGAACGAGGTGGAGGTGTCGATCATCAACGATCTGAGCGATCTGGCGGCCGTGGAGCCGGCCAGGCTCGGCGGCCTCGGCCTGCCGGGGCTGACCGAGCGGGTGGAGGCACTGGCCGGCACGCTGCGGGCGGGGCCGCACGGCGACGGCTGGCGCGTGCTGGCCACGCTGCCGTTGCCGGAGCCGATGTGA